One Dokdonia sp. Dokd-P16 genomic window carries:
- a CDS encoding CCA tRNA nucleotidyltransferase, protein MNLKNALSLPIFNTISNAADALELETYVIGGFVRDYLLKRNKEVKDIDVVAVGSGIALARKVSQILPNKPKVQVFKTYGTAMLRSGNMDIEFVGARKESYATDSRNPVVEDGTLEDDQNRRDFTINALAIKLNDNGYGDVIDPFDGISDLERKIIRTPLDPDITYSDDPLRMMRAIRFASQLDFMIERTSLESITKNAERIKIITNERIVDELNKIMLSPTPSKGFLLLEKTGLLPYILPELMALKGIDEIEGQKHKDNFYHTLEVVDNISEHTDDLWLRWAALLHDIGKAPTKKFSKKVGWTFHGHEFVGSKMVYKLFKRLKMPLNDKMKFVQKMVLMSSRPIVISEDHVTDSAVRRLIFDAGDHIEDLMTLCEADITTKNPKRFKRYHNNFKVVREKMKEVEERDHVRNFQPPVSGEEIMEAFNLKPGREIGILKEAIKEAILEGDIPNEKEAAIAFMIKKAKDIKLIK, encoded by the coding sequence CGTAATAAAGAAGTAAAAGATATTGATGTTGTAGCTGTAGGAAGTGGTATTGCACTGGCTCGTAAAGTATCGCAAATTTTACCAAACAAACCTAAAGTACAAGTATTCAAAACATACGGCACTGCTATGTTACGTTCAGGTAATATGGATATTGAGTTTGTGGGTGCTCGTAAAGAATCTTATGCGACAGACAGTCGTAATCCGGTAGTAGAAGATGGTACACTAGAAGATGACCAAAACCGTCGTGATTTTACAATAAACGCACTTGCTATTAAACTCAATGACAACGGTTATGGCGATGTGATTGATCCCTTTGATGGAATAAGCGATCTTGAGCGCAAGATTATAAGAACACCTCTAGATCCAGATATCACATACAGTGATGACCCGCTTCGTATGATGCGTGCAATCCGTTTTGCTTCACAGCTAGACTTCATGATTGAGCGCACATCGCTTGAGTCTATAACTAAAAATGCAGAGCGCATTAAGATTATTACAAACGAGCGCATTGTAGATGAGCTTAATAAAATAATGTTGAGCCCTACTCCTTCTAAAGGTTTTTTACTGCTGGAAAAGACAGGACTACTCCCATATATCTTACCGGAGCTCATGGCGTTAAAAGGTATAGATGAGATTGAGGGGCAAAAGCATAAAGACAACTTTTACCACACCCTTGAAGTGGTAGATAACATCTCAGAACATACTGATGATCTCTGGTTACGCTGGGCTGCATTGTTACATGACATAGGAAAAGCGCCAACAAAGAAGTTTTCAAAAAAAGTGGGCTGGACCTTTCATGGGCACGAGTTTGTAGGCTCAAAAATGGTTTACAAATTATTTAAACGCCTCAAAATGCCATTAAATGACAAAATGAAGTTTGTTCAAAAAATGGTACTTATGAGTTCGCGACCTATCGTTATCTCAGAAGATCATGTGACAGATAGCGCTGTAAGAAGGCTCATTTTTGACGCAGGAGATCACATTGAAGATCTCATGACGCTATGTGAGGCAGACATCACTACCAAGAACCCAAAACGCTTTAAGAGATACCACAATAATTTTAAAGTGGTACGTGAGAAGATGAAGGAAGTTGAAGAGCGTGACCACGTGCGCAACTTTCAGCCGCCAGTATCTGGAGAGGAAATTATGGAAGCTTTTAATCTTAAGCCAGGTCGTGAGATAGGTATACTTAAGGAAGCAATTAAAGAAGCTATCTTAGAAGGCGATATCCCTAACGAAAAGGAAGCTGCCATTGCTTTTATGATCAAAAAAGCAAAAGACATAAAACTTATTAAATAG